A single Neoarius graeffei isolate fNeoGra1 chromosome 23, fNeoGra1.pri, whole genome shotgun sequence DNA region contains:
- the LOC132871145 gene encoding kelch-like protein 10, which produces MRWITSLVMTAILKTEGKMMKQEGEKEMASKLEMSYSAIKQLSLEKKLCDVLIKVDGAEFHAHKIILCGCSDYFTALFTSSYCPPDKHEYSIPDISSEMMELIMEYAYTYRVHITEENVHELLITADYLMVRSLVSECCAFLKAQLCLENCIGIWCFACVHAFEKLKQQAFQFILHNFEMVRVSEEFLALTVEQLGEIIENDELNVKQENVVFETILQWMRHAPQSRNAHMGVLLAKVRLALLTYDYFRDHVRNNALVKDNAACKPIISRALQSILRLNVNESLGSEFTRRRLPNAVLLVIGGRSHRGPTNSIEVYDTRAKRWVKATCHDENPRMHHGTVYLNGFVYCIGGFDGNSYTNTVRRFDPVTRTWAQVSPMHTRRCYVSACVLAGRIYALGGFSGNEWLDTVERYEPETNQWSMIAPMHERRSDAGATALNGKVYVCGGFDEDQHLFTAEYYNPQTDQWTVIPPMRRRRCGVGVVSYDGQVYAVGGFDGIIFHRNAEVYNPQTNSWRAIPSMMKSRSHFGIEVVDDLLFVAGGRNGCATISEVECYDKKTDAWCAVKDMKVSRSALSCCVLSGLPNMAEYTAPRDEVPQSSQSMSGFLTLPA; this is translated from the coding sequence ATGATGAAGcaggaaggagagaaagaaatggcaaGTAAGTTAGAGATGAGCTACAGCGCCATCAAGCAGCTGTCGTTGGAGAAGAAGCTCTGTGATGTTCTCATCAAAGTGGATGGTGCCGAGTTCCACGCGCACAAGATCATCCTGTGTGGCTGCAGCGATTACTTCACCGCTCTGTTCACCAGCAGCTACTGCCCTCCAGATAAGCACGAGTACAGCATCCCTGACATTTCCTCTGAGATGATGGAGCTGATCATGGAGTACGCGTACACATACCGTGTTCACATCACGGAGGAAAACGTGCACGAGCTGCTGATCACTGCTGATTATCTGATGGTGAGAAGCCTGGTGAGTGAGTGCTGTGCGTTCCTGAAGGCTCAGCTGTGTCTGGAGAACTGCATTGGCATCTGGTGTTTCGCTTGCGTTCATGCTTTTGAGAAGTTGAAGCAGCAGGCCTTCCAGTTTATCTTACACAACTTTGAGATGGTGCGCGTCTCTGAGGAGTTCCTGGCGCTGACGGTCGAGCAGCTCGGTGAGATCATCGAGAACGACGAGCTGAACGTGAAACAGGAAAATGTGGTGTTCGAGACCATCTTACAGTGGATGAGACACGCGCCGCAGAGTCGGAACGCACACATGGGAGTGTTACTGGCCAAGGTGCGTCTGGCGCTACTGACGTACGATTACTTTAGGGATCACGTGAGGAACAACGCTTTAGTGAAGGACAACGCAGCATGTAAGCCGATCATCTCCAGAGCTCTGCAGAGTATCCTTCGGCTCAACGTGAACGAATCTCTCGGCTCCGAGTTCACACGGCGCCGCCTCCCTAACGCCGTTCTGCTGGTAATCGGTGGCCGGAGCCACAGGGGCCCCACCAATAGCATCGAAGTGTATGATACGCGAGCGAAGCGCTGGGTCAAAGCGACGTGCCACGATGAGAATCCACGAATGCATCACGGGACAGTGTACCTGAATGGCTTTGTGTACTGCATCGGAGGATTTGATGGGAACAGTTACACCAACACTGTGAGGAGGTTTGACCCCGTCACCCGAACCTGGGCTCAGGTGAGCCCCATGCACACTCGTCGATGTTACGTGAGTGCGTGTGTGCTGGCGGGCCGTATCTATGCCCTGGGAGGATTCAGTGGCAATGAATGGCTAGACACAGTCGAGCGATATGAACCGGAGACTAATCAGTGGAGTATGATCGCACCGATGCACGAAAGACGAAGCGACGCAGGTGCTACAGCACTGAACGGCAAAGTGTACGTGTGTGGCGGGTTTGACGAGGACCAGCACTTGTTCACGGCGGAGTATTACAATCCTCAAACGGACCAGTGGACTGTCATCCCCCCCATGAGGCGCAGAAGGTGTGGAGTGGGTGTGGTCTCATACGATGGACAGGTTTACGCTGTTGGTGGATTTGATGGTATTATTTTTCACAGAAATGCAGAGGTGTATAATCCTCAGACTAATTCATGGAGAGCCATTCCATCCATGATGAAATCGCGCAGCCACTTCGGCATTGAGGTGGTGGACGATCTCCTGTTTGTTGCTGGAGGACGTAACGGCTGTGCAACCATCAGTGAGGTGGAGTGTTACGATAAGAAAACTGATGCATGGTGTGCagtcaaagacatgaaggtttcaCGCAGCGCTCTGAGCTGCTGTGTGCTGTCTGGTTTACCCAACATGGCCGAGTACACCGCACCCCGAGACGAAGTCCCCCAGAGCTCACAGAGCATGAGCGgcttcctcacacttcctgcttaA